The genomic segment TACTTCATTTAAATATAATATTTTTTACTTGAAAATTTATTTTTTAATGAAATTACTTGTTTTCAACTATTCTTCTAATAGCTTTTCTAGCCATTTCTCCATCAGTAGTTTCTACTCCAAATACCCACTGATCTACAATATCAAGATTATTTGCAATCCATTCTTCTGCTACAACTTCAGGATCGATTCCTTCATTTTTATAACTATTTATCCAGGCATTCTGAATAGGTGCCGGTACTTTAAATTGTTTTAAAAATGTATAATAATTAGGATTTTCATCTTCAAAACCAGTTCTAGCTACAGTGTATACTCTTTCCCCTTCTCCAAAAATCTTTTCAGGGTCTTCAAGATATTTAAGATCGAACATTACATTCATATAGTGAGGTTTCCAGCCATTAAATGCAACCCATTCTTTATTATTTACAGCTCTTTTAACAGTTGTAAGCATTCCACCTGTACTACTTGCTTGAAGCTTCCATTCTTCTAGATTATAAGTGTTATTATCAATAGCTTTCTTTATTATCAGATTACCTTCATTACCAGGCTCAATACCATATATAGTTTTATCAAACTTATCAGCATATTCATTAAGATCTTCAAATGATTTTACTCCAGCATCCCAAACATACTCTGGTACTGCGGTTTTATATACAACATCATATAAATTAACACTTACATTATG from the Halanaerobiales bacterium genome contains:
- a CDS encoding ABC transporter substrate-binding protein, encoding MKKQVISILLVLVMGLTVMGVSAPQAKAAEDTDTIDFGYVQWPGVTVKTHVAMKIAEYLGYEAEMTSGAQAVVFKGMDSGDLDAFLGNWMPTMKMHYDKYEEKGSVHNVSVNLYDVVYKTAVPEYVWDAGVKSFEDLNEYADKFDKTIYGIEPGNEGNLIIKKAIDNNTYNLEEWKLQASSTGGMLTTVKRAVNNKEWVAFNGWKPHYMNVMFDLKYLEDPEKIFGEGERVYTVARTGFEDENPNYYTFLKQFKVPAPIQNAWINSYKNEGIDPEVVAEEWIANNLDIVDQWVFGVETTDGEMARKAIRRIVENK